TTCTCCGGAGATACAAAATCCTCGGCTACTTTGATACAGTTGTGAAGATTTCGAACCTGATGCGGAGCACCGGCTGGCACGAATACAGCGTCTCCCAGACACTGTACGATGGCGTATCTGTAAAAAGCACGGAACAAACAAATAACACCTTACGCTCGTTTTCGCGTATCGCGAAAGAATGAATAAGTCGGTGCTTACCCTTCGACGCCGTATTCGCGATACAATCGTTCCCGCAGAGGTCCATCGAGATAGCAGCTCTGATCGTGAATCGGGTCGTGATGCGGTTCCAAACGAGCTCCACGTTCCAGCGCGACAGCGTTTAACAGGTCGCGAATTTTGTCGGCATCTCTAGCCGCGTAAATGTGCCACAACGCACCAGGTGCTTCTCCGCGTTCGCGAACGCGTCGCCGAGTCAAGATATCACAGCCGGCTTCGTCTATCGCCCTCAGTGCTTCTGCAAACATCAACAAGTTCCCTATTTATTAATCCCCCCAATGTATCATCTCGTGCTCGATAAATCGAAACAGCGAGCAACGATACGTACCTTTGACGTGTTCGTCGTTGTCGGCGTCCTTAGGGATGCCCACGTAAACCATGACGTTCACTGCGTCGGATATATCCAGATGAAGGTTGGTCGTGCCCTTGTTGGGATGCAGAGCCGAACCGTAAGCGTTGTACATCTTAGGTCCCAAGTCTGGTCGGACGAAGCAGTCCGGTAAACGACTGGCCAAATTTAATCGTCCGTTTCTATGCGTGTACTCCGATAACGGCAAAACTTTCATCAGATCGGCGAATCTCGATGGCAACAGCTCCGCGAAATCTTCGCCAGGCGGCCAATCCTTGAGCTTCAGCAGCATAGGATTTCCGCGCTCGTCCTTCAAACGTTTCGAGAAGTGTTCGAATCCTTCCCAGAACTTGCGCATCGGTTGATTCGGCACCAGATTCCCGGTCATGCAATTGATCAGATCGTTCTTTTCATCACCAAAGTCCCTGGCGAAGGAGTCTGGATGCCAGAGGTTCATGTCTAAAGATTTCGCAACGTCGGACACGATGACCGGTTGTCCGCGTTTCCACTGATCTTGAAATATTCTATAGTTGTTAGGGTTGTTGGGATCGTTTAACCTGAGCAATTTCCCGTCGCAGAGCCAAGAGTGCGGCACGTCAGGGTACAGACTCTTGCTTTCAGTCAACGTCATGATTCGAATGGGCAGTGGTTCCCTTCCTTTCTGTGTCCATTTGTATCTTCTGACAAAATGCTTTAATTCCCTCGGCTTCTCGTCGTCCAGTCCAGCTTCCCTCTCCTTCTTCACGCTGTGCTCGATCACGCTGGATATCACCTCGTCCAACGTATCCATCTTCGACTTCTTTCCGGACTTCGACACGTTGTTCTGCGCGTTGTTTCCTGCAGTGACGTTCGCGTTGCTGCTGTTGTTCGTCGGCGAGTTCGATCTAGACCCGCTGCCGTTCGACTTGTGAGACGGCCGGATAAGCAGTTCTCTCAACGTGGAGTAATTACCGTCGCGATCCTCGTCGGAGTCCGAACTAGAGGCGCTCTCGTTTTTATCCTGATTCTGTAACGCCACATCTGCCAACCAATTCAACGGAGAATTCTTGTCTTCTCCGTTCGTCTTGCTCTCTGACGATCCGTTCGACTCGTTCACCTTCTTCTCCTCCTTCACCTCTTGCTTGACGTTACCGTTCAGAACCGGTACCGAATCGCCCTTTATCAGGTTTCGAAGGTAGTCGTTGGCAGCAGTTTGTACGACCAGCGAACATCCGCAGTGCTGAGGTATCCCCCATTCTGCCCTGCACTCGTGCAATCGTTGTCCAAGGTGTATCAAGCTATCGCCGGCGATAATTTGCGTTAACATGAGTCGCTCCGGTTCGTGTACTTGTCTGTTCGTGCACAACAGCCAGGAAAAGTCGTCTCTGTCCTTTCCGCTTTCTCCCCAAATCTTGATCGTTCCATTCTTGCGTCCCTAATGATCATTACATTTATTAGTAGGATATTCCGGCGTTgggattgtaattatttaaaagataGGGTGGTATCAGTGTTAAAAAGCTCGATTTCGTTTAAGTATATATCATGACGTTGTCAAATGATTTTAACTTTCATCATTGACTCGGATAGAGAAATTTGTAGGACGGGGAGAAACAAATCTTACCTTGTAACAATCGATGCAAACAACGAAACCGCATTTACCGCAAGCCCAGTGGTAATTGAATAGGGTCGTCTCGCAGACGTCGCACATCTCTCGAACGCCCTGGACCACTCTCTTCCACGCCACAGTTCCGTCTACAAGTCCCGAACTTGCTGTCAAGGTGAAGAAACAATCGATACGCAAAGCGTTAAATCATGCGAACAAAGGGAACTCGATAAAGCGTAATCTATCTACCATAAAACATGCACGAAAAGAAAAGATTGAACTGAAGCTCGAGGAGCAAAAATAAAGTGGACGAATTTTACTGCAAGGAGCAGCCTTACCCGGGTGTAACACTTTGACGAATACGTGAATTGCGGTATTATTTGGGGAAAAATTTATAGTCGAAAGATCTTTGCGGAGGTTCAAGCTAAAGTGTTAACGACGATGTTATCAGCATGCAAACGACGTGTAGAATGCGCGTTTAATGTTTCATAGCATTAAATTACCGACTTTATGCATAAGTACAAAGACTTACCTTCTGCCATGTGTTGCTGGAGAGCATCCTTTTCCTGATGCAACAGATCACAAAGCTGATCGCCAACTTGACAAAGCAATCTATGTGCCATTTCCAGATCTAAATCTTCTTTGTCTCCTTTCTCTTTATCGCTTTTATCGGATTTCTCGTCCTTCTTCGGGTCAGAAATGTCTTTTCCAGGCAACCACAAGCGAAGATCTACCTGTAATAGCAGAAGCAACGGTTCACTTTTGCTTCTATGATGAAGAAttctaaaacataaaatataaaagacgTACCTCGGACGCGTCTTTGTGCGGGTCGCTGAATCCGGCTATAGCCAACTGTCCGTTTTTTGTGTACCGTAATCTACGGAATGCATAGAATCTGCAGAAAATGTTTTGTGGAAGATTTTTGGAGCGTTGGTGCGGTGTCCATCTGCACTCACGACATTTCGCCAATTTCGGGGCGACCTCGAAACAAGCTCCGTCTTGTAACCAGCTATCGCCGGTTTTCTTCAGCTGCGATATCGAAGGTCGACGAAAGGGGTCACCCCTTCCGCCGCTTCCACCTGGCCCGTTGTTACCGCCGCTCGCACTGTCGTCTCTGCGTTCTTTCTTTTGGCGGGGCTGTTGATCTTCTCCGCCCAATTCGTTGCCACCCTTCGTAGTCTTTGGTCTTCTGCCTCGCTTCCTGGGTTCCTTGTTATTTCCTACCGAACAAACCATCTATTCGTAGGATATCGGCGAACATCGGACTTGCACGCGTTTACGGACGATCGATTCAGTGTTAAAAAGCTCGATATATTATCTTTCACGGATTAAACGTCAACTTTTATTTGTCATCATTATAAGAATGTTAGACACGCAAACAGGGTAAGTGTACAAGTTCACAAAAAGGTTACAGAGCTTGGCGAAGCTAAAGAGTATCAGGAATTCATCGAATGGTTACAGAAGATACTTGTTTTGCTAATAAAAGTTGCTAGTAGATTCCTGAACGTCTCGAGTTCTCGCACAGCTCTCTAAAGGGGATTAAACGTATTGACCATGGAACGCGGATCACTTACCCTGCAAGTGAATAGTTAGTTCACCTGACGGGAAGTCCATTTACAAGAAGCTACGTCAACTAACCGTTTCCCGAGGAATTGTTGGAATTGGCCGTGGTATGGCGAACCCTCGACGCCGGTTGAATGGAACCCAACTGTTCGCTAGTATCGCTAGCGGAACCAGCCTCGCTTTCGTTACTAGACTCGCTGCCTGCACCAGCTCCTCCTGCCGCTGCTCCTCCACCTCCTCTTTCTGCTCCTCCGCCTCCACCCCCGCCACCTCCgcctcctcctcctccacctcctccGGTTTGCTTATCTTCCTTTCGCCTCCGCTGATCTTCCGCGGTCGTTTGCTGCCTTCGTGCGGCGCCTTTCTTTCGTTTTACCTACCACAGGGCACAGATTATTAAGTAGTCAGGAAGTTCATGCTCTTGCCGAAACTACTGTCAAAAAAAGAACTACCAATTTGGCTTCTATTCTATCGTCCTACGACAACGCATTCTTATACACCAGCTCAGGTACGCTCGGGTCGTTCTTACGCGACTCGAATTCGATCCTCGACTTTACATGCATCGACGCGAGGTTTCCAGGACGTGTAAAAGTAATGGACGAAGAAGGCATACAAATAAGAGCAAGGGCAATCATCGAAACGAAACAAGCGTTCTTACGTTGCTCGATTGCAAAATAGTTCTGTGGGAGATCTTAATCGAACTGTTTTAAACGGTAAAATTTACATCGTTATAATACGGTAGAAAACGGAGGACGAATAGGAACATTATTGCGCACGTTCCATGACCAACGGCATTAGATATCAATTACCGACAGATAATTAAAAGCCGTAACTCGTAAATGATTCTGCGTATAATTAGGAGAGAAAAAACCGTGTAAACGAACAGCGTTAGAGGAGGGAACGCGTAGGAGCGGTAATGGTACATCGAGCGCACACACAAACGAGCTATTTACAGAAACCAATTACAGCCGATCAATCAACGATACGTAATCTATTTGCGCATGCATAAAAGAAACAACAATGCGTGCAACGGTGATCCAGTGTTTCGTGGACACAGAAAAAGCGCGACACCGAGAAATCATTAAAAAGAAGTATAGGTACGATCCATATAGATACCTTGGGTGGTTTTCTTTTGGGCGGCGACTTTCTCTCCGGGTCGCTGCTGGACGAGTCTTCTTGTAAATTTTTTGTGTCCGTGGCGTGTCCGTTGAGGGACTCTTTGTTGGTCGTTTTGCGACCGCTCTTGGCGGTCACCTTGCTCTTGTTGATGCTGTTCACCGCCATGCTACCGATATTGTGAATCGAGTTGACGGCGCTGGGTAAACAAGTGGTGGTCGCGTTACTGGTCACGTTGGACGAGGCGTCGCGTTCCTTGCTGTTCAACGGTTGAGAGGGCGCTTGTGAGATATTGAGGGGCAATGTGACGCAAGATCCGCTGCCCACGACGCCGGTGGTGTCCTCCGTGCCGTCTTCGCCGGAATGCCTCTGCAGCCAAGCCTTCTTCAGCTTGTGAACCGGGTAGCTGGTGCTGCTCGGTGGTCTCGGTGCCGGACTGTTGGACTTCTCGCTGTCGATCGTAGGATTGGGCTTGGCCGGGGTGCCCGGTGCGCTGGGCGCTGGACTCGGCGCCGTGGAGGGCGCCGGACTAGGTACGGGTGCCGGGCTGGGCGCGGCGCTAACCGTCGTCGGGTTCAAGGAACTGGCGCTACCCGCGCTCGCCGGTCGCACGGAACCGTCCCCGCTGGCGGTTCTGGGCGCAGGACTGACCGCGGTTGCAGTGCGTTCCTGTTGCGATTGACTGTTGGGTTGCGCGAGCAACGCCGCGGTGTTGACCACGGTGGTGATCGAGGTGGCGGCCGACGCGATCAGCGGACTCGGCTCGCTCACTCGAGAAAGAACCGGTGGACCGACGCATTGCAGGGACAGCGGTTGCGGCGGTTCCTCGGTCCTGCGTTTCTTGCAGACCTCCAGGGACACCGGTTGGCCGGGGTTCTCGGTCATCGAGGGAGTTGGCGCTTTCCTCTTCGGCGAGCCGGATCTCTCCACGCCGAGATTCAACGGTTGCGTCTGGAAGGTGGTGTTCTGCATCTGAGGTTGCGCGTGTTGCACCGTCTGCCCGGGAGGTTGCTGATGAGGGCTGGTGTGGTGAGCCGGATGCACGATGGGCCTGGAGAGCGGCGCCGAGGCGGCGGTCGGCGGCGAACCGTGAAGCGGCGGTGGCGGTAGTTTCGCGGCCGGCAACGAGCCGGGGTAACCTCTCGGGTCGTAGACGGATCTACTGTGAGCCGGTGGAGGCAAAGGTGGAGGCGGCGCCCCGTGATGGTGAGGCACTTGCTGGTAAGGCGAGCTGCCGGCTTTCGAGGTGAGAGGTATCGGCGCGGCGACCGCTGGTTCGGAAGCTCTGCATACCGGCGTGCCGGTCATGATGCCCGAATTCGGTTTCCCGTAGATGTGAGGCGGCGCCGGGCTGCTGACTTTCGGCTTGGAGCCCGCGGGCGCGGCGTAATGCGAGGTCGGCGAGGCCGTGGGCGGATGCGGATGCGGGTACGGATACGAGGACTTGGCAGTAGCGTAAGGTAGGCCAGGTTCCGGCCTGGTGAGATAACGCGGCTCGGGCGGCGACGGATGCGGTGGCTGATGAGGATGCTGAGCGTGCGGCGACTGTCGATTGTGCGAATGCGGTGGATGCCCGTGAGGGCTGGGTAACTGCGCGGTCGCGGTGGACCCGCTACCGCTTCTGTGGTGACCCTGAGGTATGCTCTTCGCCGCCTGTAAACCGTCCAGGTGGTGAAGGTGGTGAGGACTTTGCGTGGGGCTCCTGTACTCGTACGGTTTGTGTTGCGGCGGTACCGACTGCACGTTCAAATAAGGCATGATTTTCGGGCTCGGCGAGTGCTGTTGCGACGTCGGTACCTTCGGAAGTTCCCGACCCTCGTTCTTCACTATCACCGAGCTCTTGTGATCCGACAGCAACGTCGGAGGATTCTGTAGCACTTCCCTGCCGTGATGGTCCCTCTCGAGACCGCTGGCTAGGCCGCTTTTACTCGTCATAGACTTGTGCGGTTGTCCCACGTCGCTCTTCACCTTCATGT
Above is a genomic segment from Megachile rotundata isolate GNS110a chromosome 15, iyMegRotu1, whole genome shotgun sequence containing:
- the Kdm3 gene encoding lysine demethylase 3 isoform X2, which encodes MAYKFREEIVGKRFLSVSGFTKLKVNKISEWGWRAGVIRAASHRDNSCHDLQILVEYDDVEWQRREWLSPYRDAVFSFFLVEKGLYWAERPDPRHASLIAIDHHNHANNNHHHHHHHHHHRINGKPLRGATAVANTVAWPALTFYPLVARAELPEDAMPLEFMQDRRLDFVDYSRLKPFTEWELTKGSVPWASAVRRWAEMQDGQRILLTTPSVLVGFRVEVYRAEGTTQWYTAVIVGYNESTKDLTVTDDTVLEDHNEDPSLVQMRLIGDGVVESIMRGEVVGMTPRRSRSSTALTHALVVPRPGRRPRGRPGNAAQLPTTPRIQSPISQQLEKGKYAESLRANFLEKNTARNSRRSRVSEGGNREKLEKDGERNLSTRQEDRENKGPPLGRPNNRIPRSVLEEANSGSSSASKLRKRGTAVKSPVESQSQRPVRRRPRPTGPETKTESEDLERSSSEAKSPEKEDRLSGRSEEEERDEDETREDRCDPLIKRLRTSPVDRRLESREKGKRGEKSADPEETEEEGGKVENAEEGKVEKLEENEESQSRERDREPEPPPPNKVDPGGNAVPERRQAEEQDSRGTGEEQVFANGSLVETSSAVGDEASVLLDAEPTPLKAAIASRVEGIEEAREEEGKRKEKEGERADREEEEKEEEGEQRSSRKTGELTTELGTEDSVGSVSGARAASVESVVELLESSSQDSGSVLERLSPLSSSGGGGSGRQSLLLEQQREQERNRHNESPVILAERLNKPPPPVAGHHHQHLQQYHQHHHQQLPPHHHQQQRYSTDSPVIHHHSQPQHQSHQQHQQHQHQQHQQHQLQQHHQQQQQQQQLHQQHRIASSPHQQHQAQHHHQLASSSLLEVQQQSHSARGGDEAGLMEVEAGAGIPGSGVLAGVPSAVGIRAVGAGSGAATGTYGDSGSDSGVSSLRSAGSGDERSGSRSSALSVDESTTSSTPTAAATPARVWHVQSVQHTSLLMAHPQAPPSAGPSSAAAAAAAAAAAAAATAPPVGYQSPAPPGHHHPAVASEMLWRSPRYPPLPHSLLAPAQPSPEEVVERERMIRERREAEARLEKREREANMERERLEKQRAEQAVHKHFEESFRLAQQKVPYAPQKNMQSTSMAWNTFIPLPPPASRPHGAPHSGMTAHVGHHHPGPGATSAHPVTVAQQQQREREEREREREREREREREARERDAREQRQRETENMGMREHHLAAAERLHRQAEARDHIAAQQRAAYYAATAPPTQQVSRPSSVPGKVDYPPPPAHSRTSKSSLPVGGLHEKPSSVVGPSHSSLPKVEPNVGLFSYSTYQPQTSYSMHDMKVKSDVGQPHKSMTSKSGLASGLERDHHGREVLQNPPTLLSDHKSSVIVKNEGRELPKVPTSQQHSPSPKIMPYLNVQSVPPQHKPYEYRSPTQSPHHLHHLDGLQAAKSIPQGHHRSGSGSTATAQLPSPHGHPPHSHNRQSPHAQHPHQPPHPSPPEPRYLTRPEPGLPYATAKSSYPYPHPHPPTASPTSHYAAPAGSKPKVSSPAPPHIYGKPNSGIMTGTPVCRASEPAVAAPIPLTSKAGSSPYQQVPHHHGAPPPPLPPPAHSRSVYDPRGYPGSLPAAKLPPPPLHGSPPTAASAPLSRPIVHPAHHTSPHQQPPGQTVQHAQPQMQNTTFQTQPLNLGVERSGSPKRKAPTPSMTENPGQPVSLEVCKKRRTEEPPQPLSLQCVGPPVLSRVSEPSPLIASAATSITTVVNTAALLAQPNSQSQQERTATAVSPAPRTASGDGSVRPASAGSASSLNPTTVSAAPSPAPVPSPAPSTAPSPAPSAPGTPAKPNPTIDSEKSNSPAPRPPSSTSYPVHKLKKAWLQRHSGEDGTEDTTGVVGSGSCVTLPLNISQAPSQPLNSKERDASSNVTSNATTTCLPSAVNSIHNIGSMAVNSINKSKVTAKSGRKTTNKESLNGHATDTKNLQEDSSSSDPERKSPPKRKPPKVKRKKGAARRQQTTAEDQRRRKEDKQTGGGGGGGGGGGGGGGGGAERGGGGAAAGGAGAGSESSNESEAGSASDTSEQLGSIQPASRVRHTTANSNNSSGNGNNKEPRKRGRRPKTTKGGNELGGEDQQPRQKKERRDDSASGGNNGPGGSGGRGDPFRRPSISQLKKTGDSWLQDGACFEVAPKLAKCRECRWTPHQRSKNLPQNIFCRFYAFRRLRYTKNGQLAIAGFSDPHKDASEVDLRLWLPGKDISDPKKDEKSDKSDKEKGDKEDLDLEMAHRLLCQVGDQLCDLLHQEKDALQQHMAEASSGLVDGTVAWKRVVQGVREMCDVCETTLFNYHWACGKCGFVVCIDCYKGRKNGTIKIWGESGKDRDDFSWLLCTNRQVHEPERLMLTQIIAGDSLIHLGQRLHECRAEWGIPQHCGCSLVVQTAANDYLRNLIKGDSVPVLNGNVKQEVKEEKKVNESNGSSESKTNGEDKNSPLNWLADVALQNQDKNESASSSDSDEDRDGNYSTLRELLIRPSHKSNGSGSRSNSPTNNSSNANVTAGNNAQNNVSKSGKKSKMDTLDEVISSVIEHSVKKEREAGLDDEKPRELKHFVRRYKWTQKGREPLPIRIMTLTESKSLYPDVPHSWLCDGKLLRLNDPNNPNNYRIFQDQWKRGQPVIVSDVAKSLDMNLWHPDSFARDFGDEKNDLINCMTGNLVPNQPMRKFWEGFEHFSKRLKDERGNPMLLKLKDWPPGEDFAELLPSRFADLMKVLPLSEYTHRNGRLNLASRLPDCFVRPDLGPKMYNAYGSALHPNKGTTNLHLDISDAVNVMVYVGIPKDADNDEHVKGNLLMFAEALRAIDEAGCDILTRRRVRERGEAPGALWHIYAARDADKIRDLLNAVALERGARLEPHHDPIHDQSCYLDGPLRERLYREYGVEGYAIVQCLGDAVFVPAGAPHQVRNLHNCIKVAEDFVSPENVSHCFHLTQEFRALSDTHTNHEDKLQIKNIIYHAVKDSLTVLSNIKDETLAKLKTNNEIKKEET
- the Kdm3 gene encoding lysine demethylase 3 isoform X3 yields the protein MAYKFREEIVGKRFLSVSGFTKLKVNKISEWGWRAGVIRAASHRDNSCHDLQILVEYDDVEWQRREWLSPYRDAVFSFFLVEKGLYWAERPDPRHASLIAIDHHNHANNNHHHHHHHHHHRINGKPLRGATAVANTVAWPALTFYPLVARAELPEDAMPLEFMQDRRLDFVDYSRLKPFTQEWELTKGSVPWASAVRRWAEMQDGQRILLTTPSVLVGFRVEVYRAEGTTQWYTAVIVGYNESTKDLTVTDDTVLEDHNEDPSLVQMRLIGDGVVESIMRGEVVGMTPRRSRSSTALTHALVVPRPGRRPRGRPGNAAQLPTTPRIQSPISQQLEKGKYAESLRANFLEKNTARNSRRSRVSEGGNREKLEKDGERNLSTRQEDRENKGPPLGRPNNRIPRSVLEEANSGSSSASKLRKRGTAVKSPVESQSQRPVRRRPRPTGPETKTESEDLERSSSEAKSPEKEDRLSGRSEEEERDEDETREDRCDPLIKRLRTSPVDRRLESREKGKRGEKSADPEETEEEGGKVENAEEGKVEKLEENEESQSRERDREPEPPPPNKVDPGGNAVPERRQAEEQDSRGTGEEQVFANGSLVETSSAVGDEASVLLDAEPTPLKAAIASRVEGIEEAREEEGKRKEKEGERADREEEEKEEEGEQRSSRKTGELTTELGTEDSVGSVSGARAASVESVVELLESSSQDSGSVLERLSPLSSSGGGGSGRQSLLLEQQREQERNRHNESPVILAERLNKPPPPVAGHHHQHLQQYHQHHHQQLPPHHHQQQRYSTDSPVIHHHSQPQHQSHQQHQQHQHQQHQQHQLQQHHQQQQQQQQLHQQHRIASSPHQQHQAQHHHQLASSSLLEVQQQSHSARGGDEAGLMEVEAGAGIPGSGVLAGVPSAVGIRAVGAGSGAATGTYGDSGSDSGVSSLRSAGSGDERSGSRSSALSVDESTTSSTPTAAATPARVWHVQSVQHTSLLMAHPQAPPSAGPSSAAAAAAAAAAAAAATAPPVGYQSPAPPGHHHPAVASEMLWRSPRYPPLPHSLLAPAQPSPEEVVERERMIRERREAEARLEKREREANMERERLEKQRAEQAVHKHFEESFRLAQQKKNMQSTSMAWNTFIPLPPPASRPHGAPHSGMTAHVGHHHPGPGATSAHPVTVAQQQQREREEREREREREREREREARERDAREQRQRETENMGMREHHLAAAERLHRQAEARDHIAAQQRAAYYAATAPPTQQVSRPSSVPGKVDYPPPPAHSRTSKSSLPVGGLHEKPSSVVGPSHSSLPKVEPNVGLFSYSTYQPQTSYSMHDMKVKSDVGQPHKSMTSKSGLASGLERDHHGREVLQNPPTLLSDHKSSVIVKNEGRELPKVPTSQQHSPSPKIMPYLNVQSVPPQHKPYEYRSPTQSPHHLHHLDGLQAAKSIPQGHHRSGSGSTATAQLPSPHGHPPHSHNRQSPHAQHPHQPPHPSPPEPRYLTRPEPGLPYATAKSSYPYPHPHPPTASPTSHYAAPAGSKPKVSSPAPPHIYGKPNSGIMTGTPVCRASEPAVAAPIPLTSKAGSSPYQQVPHHHGAPPPPLPPPAHSRSVYDPRGYPGSLPAAKLPPPPLHGSPPTAASAPLSRPIVHPAHHTSPHQQPPGQTVQHAQPQMQNTTFQTQPLNLGVERSGSPKRKAPTPSMTENPGQPVSLEVCKKRRTEEPPQPLSLQCVGPPVLSRVSEPSPLIASAATSITTVVNTAALLAQPNSQSQQERTATAVSPAPRTASGDGSVRPASAGSASSLNPTTVSAAPSPAPVPSPAPSTAPSPAPSAPGTPAKPNPTIDSEKSNSPAPRPPSSTSYPVHKLKKAWLQRHSGEDGTEDTTGVVGSGSCVTLPLNISQAPSQPLNSKERDASSNVTSNATTTCLPSAVNSIHNIGSMAVNSINKSKVTAKSGRKTTNKESLNGHATDTKNLQEDSSSSDPERKSPPKRKPPKVKRKKGAARRQQTTAEDQRRRKEDKQTGGGGGGGGGGGGGGGGGAERGGGGAAAGGAGAGSESSNESEAGSASDTSEQLGSIQPASRVRHTTANSNNSSGNGNNKEPRKRGRRPKTTKGGNELGGEDQQPRQKKERRDDSASGGNNGPGGSGGRGDPFRRPSISQLKKTGDSWLQDGACFEVAPKLAKCRECRWTPHQRSKNLPQNIFCRFYAFRRLRYTKNGQLAIAGFSDPHKDASEVDLRLWLPGKDISDPKKDEKSDKSDKEKGDKEDLDLEMAHRLLCQVGDQLCDLLHQEKDALQQHMAEASSGLVDGTVAWKRVVQGVREMCDVCETTLFNYHWACGKCGFVVCIDCYKGRKNGTIKIWGESGKDRDDFSWLLCTNRQVHEPERLMLTQIIAGDSLIHLGQRLHECRAEWGIPQHCGCSLVVQTAANDYLRNLIKGDSVPVLNGNVKQEVKEEKKVNESNGSSESKTNGEDKNSPLNWLADVALQNQDKNESASSSDSDEDRDGNYSTLRELLIRPSHKSNGSGSRSNSPTNNSSNANVTAGNNAQNNVSKSGKKSKMDTLDEVISSVIEHSVKKEREAGLDDEKPRELKHFVRRYKWTQKGREPLPIRIMTLTESKSLYPDVPHSWLCDGKLLRLNDPNNPNNYRIFQDQWKRGQPVIVSDVAKSLDMNLWHPDSFARDFGDEKNDLINCMTGNLVPNQPMRKFWEGFEHFSKRLKDERGNPMLLKLKDWPPGEDFAELLPSRFADLMKVLPLSEYTHRNGRLNLASRLPDCFVRPDLGPKMYNAYGSALHPNKGTTNLHLDISDAVNVMVYVGIPKDADNDEHVKGNLLMFAEALRAIDEAGCDILTRRRVRERGEAPGALWHIYAARDADKIRDLLNAVALERGARLEPHHDPIHDQSCYLDGPLRERLYREYGVEGYAIVQCLGDAVFVPAGAPHQVRNLHNCIKVAEDFVSPENVSHCFHLTQEFRALSDTHTNHEDKLQIKNIIYHAVKDSLTVLSNIKDETLAKLKTNNEIKKEET